In one window of Nicotiana tabacum cultivar K326 chromosome 12, ASM71507v2, whole genome shotgun sequence DNA:
- the LOC142167209 gene encoding uncharacterized protein LOC142167209, translated as MEVEYDDTAVQEQRDREEVEDNYNGLYKKGGERGARGLEGLLWRAPRRLVVQGKVEAKKAAYLRLVKSTNVEERRVNRGRYKEATKKAKLAVTEAKDAAFGHLYEELGDKGGEKKLFRLAKARERKAHDLDQVRCIEDEEGSVLTKDAQIKRRWQDYFYRLMNKEGDRDILLGELGHSGSHQDFRTKRMPYEWRWSTMIPLFKNKGDI; from the exons ggaTAGAGAGGAAGTAGAGGACAACTACAacggactgtataagaaaggtgGCGAGAGAGGTGCTAGGGGTCTTGAAGGGTTACTATGGCGGGCACCAAGGCGActggtggtccaaggtaaagtggaagcaaagaaagcAGCGTATCTTAGGTTAGTGAAGAGCACAAATGTGGAAGAGAGGAGAGTGAATAGAGGAAGATATAAGGAAGCCACTAAGAAGGCGAAGTTagcggtcacggaggctaaggATGCAGCGTTTGGTCATCTGTACGAGGAGTTGGGGGACAAAGGAGGGGAGAAGAAGCTATTTCGGCTGGCCAAGGCTAGAGAGAGGAAGGCTCATGACCTggatcaagtgaggtgcatcGAGGACGAGGAAGGTAGTGTATTGACgaaagatgcccagattaagaggagatggcaggaTTACTTCTATCGGCTTATGAATAAAGAAGGGGACAGAGACATTTTGCTAGGGGAATTGGGTCACTCCGGGAGTCACCAAGACTTTAG gacgaagaggatgccatatgaatggaggtggagtacgatgataCCGCTGTTCAAGAACAAAGGTGACATCTag